ACTGCAGCAGCCGTCCAACTCCACCCTCTAGTTTTTCTTCTTCCCTTTTTACTCCTCCATCCTCTTGCGCGTCGTGGTTATCCGAGTCCACATAGGTTTTTTCTCTTTGGGTCCTACGTGGGCTTAGGCCGGCCCATCCCCGAGTCGGCACGAGCCGATTTGCTTCTCCTTGTCCTTGTGTGAACTCAACTGGCGCCGCGACCAACGTTAGCTTCTGTGTGTGGCCGTGGAGGGGCGCGCGCCATGACGACCGCCACTGCCATCGTCGCCGGCCACGGCATCGCCTTCCGCCGGAGCCTCCACCTGCCCAACCCGCCGGGGAAGCCCTCCTTCTCCGTCGCGCGGCCCCACGCGCACAATCGCCTCTTAGTCCCGGCCACGCCGTCGCCGAGGCCGTGCCGGTccatctcctcggagagccccacggccgccgaggcggacaccgcggaggagccagccgaggagAACGAGGAGGATGATGTGGACCCGCTGGCGGAGGTGTGCTACCTGGACCCGGACGCGGACGCGGAGGGGATCCGGGAGTGGGAGGTGGACTTCTGCTCGCGGCCCATCCTGGACGCCAGGGGCAAGAAGGTGTGGGAGCTGGTGGTGTGCGACGCGACGCTGTCGCTCCAGTTCACCCGCTTCTTCCCCAACACCTCCATCAACAGCGTGACGCTCCGGGACGCGCTCGCCTCCGTGGCCTCCTCCCTCGGCGTGCCGCTCCCGGACCGCGCGCGCTTCTTCCGGTCGCAGATGCAGACCATCATCTCCCGCGCCTGCAACGACCTCGGGGTCAAGGCCGTGCCCAGCCGCCGCTGCGTCTCCCTGCTGCTCTGGCTGGAGGAGCGCTACGAGACCGTCTACAGCCGCCACCCCGGCTTCCAGAAGGGCACCAAGCCGCTGCTCACGCTCGACAACCCCTTCGCCACCAACCTGCCCGACAACCTCTTCGGCGACAAGTGGGCATTCGTGCAGCTCCCCTTCGACGGTCAGTGCCGCCACGAACTAGTTCCTCTCTACTACGTACCACATTTAAACATCTCTGCGAAATTCTCGCCTTCTGATTGTGTTGGCTTGTTGCTCAGATGTGAGGGAGGAGGTGGAGTTGCTGGAGAGGAGGTACGCGTTCGGGGCGGGGCTCGATTTGGACCTCTTGGGGTTCGAGCTCGATGAAACCACGCTAGTCCCTGGGGTTGCCGTAGAATCTTCGCGCGCCAAGCCTCTGGCGGGTAAGTTTCTATACTCATACTGTCATACTACTACTTGCCGAGATAATTGGTCAGATGTGATGTAAGCGTGTGGAAAATTCAGTTATAAGGTAGCACCTGCTAGGTTCTGATTGTAGTTAGGCAACAAAACTTCGGTCACTGTTGATTGCATTAAGTAGTGGGTCTGATTAACTCCTACCTGTTGATTTTAAGCAGTAGCAAATTAATTGAGGTGGGAAGGGCGTAGTTTGAAGAGTCTGATAACATTCAGCGAAATGCTTTGGGCAGACCAGAGCATCGCACTAGGTCAAAGATTTTAAGCATTTAAGCAATGTTCCCATGTTGCGTCACATGAATAAAAAAACTGACTGAAGCCCCTGCACAATGTTCCTGTTTCTTTGTTGAGCCTATT
The sequence above is a segment of the Aegilops tauschii subsp. strangulata cultivar AL8/78 chromosome 6, Aet v6.0, whole genome shotgun sequence genome. Coding sequences within it:
- the LOC109779948 gene encoding protein TAB2 homolog, chloroplastic; translated protein: MTTATAIVAGHGIAFRRSLHLPNPPGKPSFSVARPHAHNRLLVPATPSPRPCRSISSESPTAAEADTAEEPAEENEEDDVDPLAEVCYLDPDADAEGIREWEVDFCSRPILDARGKKVWELVVCDATLSLQFTRFFPNTSINSVTLRDALASVASSLGVPLPDRARFFRSQMQTIISRACNDLGVKAVPSRRCVSLLLWLEERYETVYSRHPGFQKGTKPLLTLDNPFATNLPDNLFGDKWAFVQLPFDDVREEVELLERRYAFGAGLDLDLLGFELDETTLVPGVAVESSRAKPLAAWMNGLEICSMEVDTGRANLILSAGVSTRYVYAGYQKSAATTQEAEAWEAAKKACGGLHFLAIQENLNSDSCVGFWLLLDLPPPPV